In Lathamus discolor isolate bLatDis1 chromosome 1, bLatDis1.hap1, whole genome shotgun sequence, the following are encoded in one genomic region:
- the GPRIN3 gene encoding G protein-regulated inducer of neurite outgrowth 3 — protein sequence MGTVPDPLRSAKLPLATASAEEDHLGDLHPAKHQPQLPSGEKASNGFPCTPSSSVGVCLSDLKRTAAASTQRCEQCCEDDASQREAFPPGISSKAVEGCPASIEPAGPAASAPSAAGAPLSGCGPEMMPAPQSSRQFVQGSQAKTSSLTQIDDSVLKPQGTDDQPALEVLNYPSPGDPVRGNESCPASQANLLQRGEKDRGAEKSATHTEAALGRDPQTSSEAKSGAAHTIQLHPTDKTEEVQSSKAPAQSIHERQHPVHSTDPGLGNPAPTQLSRFRETGTMTVQAKSSSLTQEAVSRTWRDAEVQAVATVESKSASTSPSILAAFLKGNPPPEEKEELHIIYQGGMGLSQCALTDSLSSQQKSPCSPGTTSKSTVVVAVTASAQTEPVKLSGVPSDVVSPVSADNAKPVLPMSSAAVTSQETSVGNAEMMGAAHEGKGAAQLPVDAPVPSKPTPVGQLAVDSSNQTPAQPGSGAGEPSTTSVAAAPGIQSKVQDPVRDAQSSQLSLLCSTDREVKEKEVLGSSEQKPAQNKGLSQGEAIPNQSMVKPKEEISMVLDPKGEMNVSSQPAAVHIKASSKDAGEKESRSQADTGQAQTVGSQSLQAGIMPKLSVSSAHSTLSLEASAAPQQQGLHAKESRRELHAAAHPASAQALPNLGENKKHPTPAMEAKVQVKQSKHVRDVVWDEQGMTWEVYGASLDPESLGIAIQNHLQRQIREHEKLIRAQNSQTRKSISSDTSSNKKLKGRQHNMFQSMLQNFRRPNCCVRPAPSSVLD from the coding sequence ATGGGGACTGTACCAGATCCTCTGAGATCTGCCAAGCTTCCCCTGGCCACAGCGTCTGCGGAGGAGGACCACCTGGGAGACCTTCATCCTGCTAAGCACCAGCCCCAGTTACCCAGTGGAGAGAAGGCCAGCAATGGCTTCCCATGCACACCATCCAGCTCTGTTGGAGTTTGCTTGTCTGACCTGAAACGCACAGCGGCTGCTAGCACACAGAGGTGTGAGCAATGCTGCGAGGACGATGCTAGCCAGCGTGAAGCCTTTCCTCCTGGGATCTCCAGCAAAGCTGTGGAGGGGTGTCCTGCATCCATAGAACCTGCTGGACCAGCAGCATCAGCaccctctgcagcaggagccccCTTGTCGGGGTGTGGGCCAGAGATGATGCCAGCCCCACAGAGCTCCCGGCAGTTTGTGCAAGGCAGCCAGGCGAAAACAAGCTCCCTGACACAAATAGATGACTCTGTCCTGAAACCTCAGGGGACTGATGATCAGCCAGCACTTGAGGTGTTGAATTATCCTTCCCCGGGCGACCCTGTGAGGGGTAATGAGTCCTGTCCTGCTTCTCAGGCAAACCTTCTGCAAAGAGGGGAGAAAgacagaggagcagaaaagtcAGCGACGCACACAGAAGCTGCCCTGGGGAGAGACCCACAGACCAGTTCAGAGGCAAAAAGTGGGGCTGCACACACCATACAGTTGCATCCCACAGATAAGACTGAAGAGGTGCAGAGCAGCAAGGCACCAGCCCAGTCTATCCACGAGAGACAGCATCCTGTGCACAGCACGGACCCTGGGCTGGGGAATCCAGCTCCTACCCAGCTGTCCAGATTCAGAGAAACAGGTACAATGACGGTTCAGGCAAAGAGCAGCTCTTTAACTCAGGAAGCAGTAAGCAGGACATGGCGAGATGCCGAGGTTCAGGCCGTGGCTACCGTGGAGAGCAAATCAGCCTCCACCAGTCCCAGCATCCTTGCTGCCTTCCTAAAGGGGAATCCTCCtccagaggagaaggaagaactgCACATAATTTACCAAGGAGGGATGGGGCTGAGCCAGTGTGCGCTTACTGACAGTTTATCTTCACAGCAGAAGTCCCCATGTTCTCCTGGTACCACGTCAAAATCGACTGTTGTTGTGGCTGTGACTGCTTCAGCCCAAACTGAGCCTGTCAAACTGTCTGGGGTCCCATCTGATGTGGTGTCTCCAGTGTCAGCAGATAATGCAAAACCTGTTCTCCCCATGTCCTCTGCAGCTGTTACCTCTCAAGAGACATCTGTGGGTAATGCTGAAATGATGGGCGCAGCCCATGAAGGCAAGGGTGCTGCTCAGCTGCCAGTGGATGCTCCAGTCCCATCAAAGCCCACCCCTGTTGGGCAGCTTGCAGTTGACTCCAGTAATCAAactccagcacagcctgggtCTGGTGCTGGTGAACCAAGCACCacttctgttgctgctgcccCAGGAATCCAAAGCAAAGTGCAAGATCCTGTCCGTGATGCACAAAGCAGTCAGTTATCTTTACTCTGTAGTACTGACAGAGAAGTCAAGGAGAAGGAGGTCCTGGGCAGCTCTGAGCAAAAGCCTGCACAAAATAAGGGTTTGAGTCAAGGGGAGGCCATTCCTAATCAATCCATGGTAAAACCAAAGGAAGAAATCTCAATGGTGCTTGATCCTAAAGGAGAGATGAATGTTAGCAGCCAACCTGCTGCTGTCCACATAAAGGCATCCTCAAAGGATGCAGGTGAAAAGGAGAGCAGAAGCCAGGCAGATACTGGCCAGGCTCAGACGGTTGGTAGCCAGAGCCTGCAGGCAGGAATTATGCCTAAGTTGAGTGTGAGTTCTGCACATTCCACCCTTTCTTTGGAGGCAtcagcagctccccagcagcagggcctCCATGCCAAGGAGTCCAGACGCGAGCTTCATGCAGCAGCTCATCCTGCTTCAGCTCAGGCCTTACCAAACctgggggaaaacaaaaagcatccCACCCCAGCCATGGAGGCAAAAGTGCAGGTGAAGCAGTCCAAACACGTCAGGGATGTTGTTTGGGATGAGCAGGGCATGACATGGGAGGTTTATGGTGCTTCCCTCGATCCAGAATCCCTGGGAATTGCCATCCAGAACCACTTACAGAGACAAATACGGGAACATGAGAAACTGATCCGGGCCCAGAACAGTCAGACCCGGAAATCCATTTCTTCGGATACATCCTCAAATAAAAAACTGAAAGGGAGGCAGCACAACATGTTCCAGTCCATGCTGCAGAATTTTAGGCGTCCCAACTGCTGTGTGCGACCCGCTCCCTCTTCTGTGTTAGACTGA